The following proteins are co-located in the Lycium ferocissimum isolate CSIRO_LF1 unplaced genomic scaffold, AGI_CSIRO_Lferr_CH_V1 ctg14538, whole genome shotgun sequence genome:
- the LOC132042289 gene encoding small ribosomal subunit protein bS1m-like: MLLINRTRRGGKKKLMMSIYLSRSFPRSNSSFFLCSGNALQSEVLRLREEMFLVDAGLGTPRICMQDEPTGVPINRATRFENKVGFLDLVAGESLIKEQILERFFIDLVAGESLIKERAAARFNDLVGSTDVVAGEPLLLLPRRFRQNRAWMELNKIWRTNTKVKGFIIEKVKGGYSVAIAGFITFLPFRRRRKRISNDRFTIENINPKKTNIVVF; encoded by the coding sequence ATGCTTCTGATCAATAGAACACgaagaggaggaaaaaaaaagcttaTGATGAGCATCTATTTGAGTCGATCATTTCCAAGATCTAATTCCAGTTTTTTCTTATGTAGTGGAAACGCCTTACAATCTGAAGTTTTACGCTTAAGGGAAGAAATGTTCTTGGTGGATGCAGGACTTGGGACCCCCAGAATTTGTATGCAAGATGAGCCTACAGGAGTGCCAATCAACCGAGCCACCAGGTTTGAGAATAAGGTGGGATTCCTGGATCTAGTGGCCGGTGAATCACTGATCAAAGAGCAGATTTTGGAGAGATTCTTCATCGATCTAGTGGCCGGTGAATCACTGATCAAAGAGCGAGCAGCCGCCAGGTTTAATGATTTGGTGGGATCTACAGATGTAGTGGCTGGTGAaccgcttcttcttcttccacgAAGATTCAGACAAAACCGAGCTTGGATGGAACTGAACAAGATTTGGCGAACGAATACAAAGGTCAAAGGCTTTATTATTGAGAAAGTAAAAGGAGGTTATTCAGTAGCCATCGCAGGTTTCATTACTTTTCTTCCATTCCGTCGCAGAAGGAAAAGGATATCGAATGATCGATTCACCATTGAGAACATTAACCCCAAAAAGACGAATATTGTGGTGTTCTAA
- the LOC132042288 gene encoding NADH-ubiquinone oxidoreductase chain 5 → MLIVVTFISSLVHLYSISYMSEDPHSPRFMCYLSIPTFFMPMLVTGDNSLQLFLGWEGVGLASYLLIHFWFTRLQADKAAIKAMLVNRVGDFGLAPGILGCFTLFQTVDFSTIFARASAPRNSWISCNMRLNAITLICILLFIGAVGKSAQIGSHTWSPDAMEGPTPVSALIHAATMVTAGVFMIARCSPLFEYPPTALIVITFAGAMTSFLAATTGILQNDLKRVIAYSTCSQLGYMIFACGISNYSVSVFHLMNHAFFKALLFLSAGSVIHAMSDEQDMRKMGGLASSFPFTYAMMLMGSLSLIGFPFLTGFYSKDVILELAYTKYTISGNFAFWLGSVSVLFTSYYSFRSLFLTFLVPTNSFGRDILRCHDAPIPMAIPLILLALGSLFVGYLAKV, encoded by the coding sequence ATGTTAATTGTGGTTACATTCATAAGTAGCTTGGTCCATCTTTATTCCATTTCATATATGTCTGAGGATCCGCATAGCCCTCGATTTATGTGTTATTTATCCATTCCTACTTTTTTTATGCCAATGTTGGTGACTGGAGATAACTCTCTTCAATTATTCCTGGGATGGGAGGGAGTAGGTCTTGCTTCATATTTGTTAATTCATTTCTGGTTTACACGACTTCAGGCAGATAAAGCAGCTATAAAAGCTATGCTTGTCAATCGAGTAGGTGATTTTGGATTAGCTCCTGGGATTTTGGGTTGTTTTACTCTATTTCAAACAGTAGACTTTTCAACCATTTTTGCTCGTGCTAGTGCCCCCAGAaattcttggatttcttgcaaTATGAGATTGAATGCCATAACTCTTATTtgtattttactttttattgGTGCTGTTGGGAAATCTGCACAGATAGGATCGCATACTTGGTCACCTGATGCTATGGAGGGGCCCACTCCAGTATCCGCTTTGATTCATGCAGCTACTATGGTAACAGCTGGCGTTTTCATGATAGCAAGGTGCTCCCCTTTATTTGAATACCCACCTACGGCTTTGATTGTTATTACTTTTGCAGGAGCTATGACGTCATTCCTTGCGGCAACCACTGGAATATTACAGAATGATCTAAAGAGGGTCATAGCTTATTCAACTTGCAGTCAATTAGGCTATATGATCTTTGCTTGCGGCATCTCTAACTATTCGGTTAGCGTCTTTCACTTAATGAATCACGCCTTTTTCAAAGCATTACTATTCCTGAGTGCAGGTTCGGTGATTCATGCCATGTCGGATGAGCAAGATATGCGGAAGATGGGGGGGCTTGCCTCCTCGTTCCCTTTTACCTATGCCATGATGCTCATGGGCAGCTTATCTCTAATTGGATTTCCTTTTCTAACTGGATTTTATTCCAAAGATGTGATCTTAGAGCTCGCTTACACTAAGTATACCATCAGTGGGAACTTTGCTTTCTGGTTGGGAAGTGTCTCTGTCCTTTTCACTTCTTATTACTCCTTTCGTTCACTTTTTCTAACATTTCTAGTACCAACTAATTCATTCGGGCGAGACATCTTACGATGTCATGATGCGCCCATTCCTATGGCCATTCCTTTAATACTTCTGGCTCTCGGGAGTCTCTTTGTAGGATACTTGGCCAAAGTGTGA
- the LOC132042290 gene encoding NADH-ubiquinone oxidoreductase chain 4: MNLFHVRFYSMLEHFCECYSDLSGLILCPVLGSITPLFIPNSRIRPIRLIGLCASLITFLYPPVLRIQFDPSTAKSQFVESLRWLPYENINFYLGIDGISLFFVILTTFLIPICILVGWSGMRSYGKEYITAFLIREFLMIAVFCMLDLLLFYVLPESVLIPMFIIIGVWGSRQRKIKAAYQLFLYTLLGSVFMLLAILLILLQTGTTDLQISLTTEFSERRQIFLWIASFASFAVKVPMVPVHIWLPEAHVEAPTAGSVILAGIALKLGTYGFLRFSIPMFPEATLCSTPFIYTLSAIAIIYTSSTTLRQIDLKKIIAYSSVAHMNLVTIGMFSPNIQGIGGSILPMSSHGLVSSALFLCVGVLYDRHKTRLVRYYGGSVSTMPNLSTIFFSSTLANMSSPGTSSFIGEFLILVGAFQRNSLVATLAALGMILGAAYSLWLYNRAVSGNLKPDFLHKFSDPNGREVSIFIPFLVGVVRMGVHPKVFPDRMHTSVSNLVQHGKFH, encoded by the exons ATGAATCTCTTCCATGTTCGATTCTACTCTATGTTAGAACATTTCTGTGAATGCTATTCTGATCTAAGTGGTCTTATTCTTTGTCCCGTGCTAGGAAGCATTACTCCTCTTTTCATTCCAAATTCAAGAATACGACCGATACGATTAATTGGTCTGTGCGCCTCTCTTATTACTTTTTTGTATCCCCCTGTTCTTCGGATACAATTCGATCCTTCTACGGCCAAATCTCAATTTGTGGAAAGCCTTCGATGGCTTCCTTATGAAAACATCAATTTTTATTTGGGTATAGACGGTATCTCTTTATTCTTCGTGATATTGACCACATTTCTGATCCCTATTTGCATTTTAGTGGGTTGGTCTGGTATGAGAAGTTATGGGAAAGAGTATATTACAGCATTTCTAATTCGTGAATTTCTAATGATCGCCGTGTTCTGCATGCTGGATCTTCTACTATTCTATGTTCTTCCCGAAAGTGTGCTAATCCCTATGTT CATTATTATAGGGGTATGGGGTTCGAGACAAAGAAAGATCAAGGCAGCATATCAGTTGTTCCTTTATACTTTACTTGGATCTGTTTTTATGCTATTAGCTATTCTGTTGATTCTTCTCCAAACAGGAACAACCGATTTACAAATCTCATTAACCACAGAATTTAGTGAGCGGCGCCAAATCTTTCTATGGATTGCTTCTTTCGCCTCTTTCGCCGTCAAAGTGCCTATGGTACCAGTTCATATTTGGTTACCCGAAGCTCATGTAGAGGCACCTACGGCAGGATCCGTCATCTTGGCAGGAATTGCTTTAAAATTGGGAACCTACGGGTTTTTAAGATTTTCAATACCCATGTTTCCCGAAGCGACACTTTGTTCCACTCCTTTCATTTATACTTTAAGCGCGATTGCTATAATATATACTTCCTCGACCACTTTAAGGCAGATCGATCTTAAGAAGATCATTGCTTACTCCTCAGTAGCTCATATGAATCTGGTGACTATTGGTATGTTTAGTC CGAACATACAGGGAATTGGAGGTAGCATTCTACCGATGTCAAGTCATGGACTGGTTTCTTCAGCCCTTTTTCTATGTGTTGGTGTTCTATATGACCGACATAAGACTCGACTTGTTAGATATTACGGAGGTTCAGTGAGCACCATGCCGAATCTCTCTACCATTTTCTTCTCTTCCACTTTGGCCAATATGAGTTCACCTGGTACTAGCAGCTTTATCGGGGAATTTCTCATCTTAGTAGGAGCTTTCCAAAGAAATAGCTTAGTAGCCACATTAGCAGCGCTTGGGATGATTTTAGGCGCGGCCTATTCCCTTTGGCTATATAATCGTGCGGTTTCTGGGAATTTAAAACCCGATTTCCTCCATAAATTCTCCGATCCAAATGGCAGAGAAGTTTCCATATTTATACCTTTTCTTGTTGGAG TTGTTCGGATGGGTGTTCACCCCAAAGTGTTCCCGGACCGCATGCATACATCCGTAAGTAACTTAGTGCAACATGGAAAATTTCATTGA